One Chaetodon trifascialis isolate fChaTrf1 chromosome 13, fChaTrf1.hap1, whole genome shotgun sequence DNA segment encodes these proteins:
- the pank1a gene encoding pantothenate kinase 1a isoform X2, translated as MKLISEKKPAFPWFGMDIGGTLVKLVYFEPVDITAEEEQEEVENLKSIRRYLTSNVAYGKTGVRDVHLELRNLTMCGRTGNLHFIRFPTQAMPRFIQMGHDKNFSSLHTTLCATGGGAYKFENDFRTMADLELLKLDELDCLIRGLLYVDRVGFNGHPECYYFQNPSDTQSCVKKPCTLDNPFPMLLVNIGSGVSILAVYSENNYKRVTGTSLGGGTFLGLCCLLTGCETFEEALEMASKGDSTNVDKLVKDIYGGDYERFGLQGSAVASSFGHMMSKEKRDSISKEDLARATLVTITNNIGSIARMCAVNEKIERVVFVGNFLRINTVSTKLLAYAMDFWSKGQLRALFLEHEGYFGAVGALMELLKTTEDP; from the exons CCTTCCCCTGGTTTGGTATGGACATCGGAGGAACCTTGGTCAAGTTAGTGTACTTTGAGCCGGTCGACAtaactgcagaggaagaacaagagGAAGTGGAAAACCTCAAGTCCATCCGCCGCTACCTCACCTCAAACGTGGCCTATG GTAAAACAGGCGTCCGTGACGTCCACCTGGAGCTGAGGAACCTGACCATGTGTGGCAGGACGGGGAACCTGCACTTCATCCGCTTCCCGACGCAGGCCATGCCCCGTTTCATCCAGATGGGCCACGACAAGAACTTCTCCAGCCTGCACACGACACTCTGCGCCACCGGAGGCGGCGCGTACAAGTTCGAGAACGACTTCAGAACG ATGGCCgacctggagctgctgaagctcGACGAGCTGGACTGCCTGATCCGCGGCCTGCTGTACGTCGACCGGGTGGGCTTCAATGGACACCCGGAGTGCTACTACTTCCAGAATCCATCAGACACCCAGAGCTGCGTGAAGAAGCCCTGCACCCTGGACAACCCCTTCCCCATGCTGCTGGTCAACATCGGCTCCGGGGTTTCCATACTGGCCGTGTACTCAGAGAACAACTACAAACGGGTGACTGGGACCAG TCTGGGAGGTGGTACATTTCTGGGCCTTTGCTGTCTGCTGACGGGCTGCGAGACGTTCGAGGAGGCGTTGGAAATGGCCAGCAAGGGCGACTCCACCAACGTGGACAAACTGGTGAAAGATATCTACGGAGGAGACTACGAGCGCTTCGGCCTGCAGGGCTCCGCTGTGGCATCCAG CTTTGGTCACATGATGAGCAAAGAGAAGCGAGACAGCATCAGTAAGGAAGACCTGGCCAGAGCCACGCTGGTCACCATCACTAATAACATAGGATCCATAGCGCGGATGTGTGCTGTTAAcgag AAAATCGAGCGTGTGGTGTTTGTTGGGAACTTCCTTCGTATCAACACGGTGTCCACAAAACTGCTAGCCTATGCCATGGACTTCTGGTCTAAAGGACAACTAAGAGCCCTCTTCCTGGAACACGAG GGTTACTTTGGAGCTGTGGGGGCGCTGATGGAGCTACTCAAGACTACAGAGGACCCGTGA